Genomic window (Methyloprofundus sp.):
AAACCTGCAGAGGTTGTCACACTTCACCTGGAACAAGTAATGTTTACCCAACTTATTATGTTCCTAAAGTTGGCGGACAAACAGAAGCCTATACGGTAGCTGCATTGACAGCATATAAAGAATCAAAACGTCCACATCGTACTATGATGGCTAATACTATTGATTTCTCTGAGCAAAAAATTGCTGATATTGCTGCTTATTTAGCAACAGCAACTTATGGTTCTGGTAAAGCAATTGCAAATGGTGGCGATGCAGCAAATGGTAAAACATTGGCAGCTTCATGTGTGGCTTGTCATAACGATGATGCTAAATCAAGTAATCCGCGTTTGGCAGGACAGCATGCTAATTACATGGAAAAAGCCATGCAGGAATACCAATCTGGTGCGCGTAAGAATGCAATTATGTCTTCAATGGTAAGTGGTTTATCAGCAGATGATATGAAAGATATTGCTGCTTATTTCACAAGTTTAAAAGGTGGCTTAACAACTGTTAAGTAATATATGGCCTTGTTGTTGATAGGGGAAGGTGCAATGTTTGTTTTTGACGGCATTGCACTTTCTCTCTATTAGCTTTGTATGTTATTCCCCGCATGCTTCTCTCTTCATAGAGAATCATACCCAGCGTATTTACTCGCGAATAGCTTGTAAAATTATTGCAGAGATATTATCTTTCCCGCCTTGCTTATTCGCTGTATCAATCAGCTTTTGTACCACATCCTCTAAAGAATCACTCTCTAACGCTACCAAATTTTCTGTTAGCATTTGTTCGTCTAGCATATCGCTAAGACCATCTGAGCAGAGTAAATAACACACATCTTGTTCAGTATTCATATCAATCAATTGTACTGAGGGTTGTATGGCAGGGTATGGGCCAATTGCTTGTAAAATGATATTGGAATTAGGGGGAGTGCCAATTGATCCATTATCAATCCATACTTGTAAGACAGAATGATCTTTGGTGATTTGTTCTAGCTTATGTTGCTTGGTAAATCGGTATAAACGACTATCTCCAATATGAAACACGAGTAGTTGCCTGGTTGCTTTGATAAGCAGAGCACCAACAATCGTGGTGCCCATGCCGGTTCCTTCTGATACTTTGCGTTCTTGGTTTAATTGAAAAACATGTTTATTGGTTTCTATCAATATATCTTCGGCAATTTGTTGATATTCTGCAATGCTGACAGTATCTTCTATAGAGTGGAAACCTAATAAAGTCCGTAGTTTTTGCCAAACAGTTAGCTTAAGTGAATGTGAGTTATTTTGGTGAGGTGGTAAATATTGCTGGAATAGCTTATCTATTAACTGAATAGCCTCTAAGCTTGCTACTTCCCCGGCATCATGCCCACCTATGCCATCAGCGACTAGCAGTAGACCTGTTGAAGTATTAATAAGGATATTATCTTCATTATGCTCGCGTATTAGACCTGTGTCTGTTTGACCGCAAACATAATAGTTGTTAAAGATGATTTCTTTTGTCATAGTAAATACTACATGTTACTGATGGGTTTAAATGCATTATACTGCGCATGATGAGTCGTTGCGAAGTATAATAAAACAGTAGATTTGGTTTAACAATAAGCGAATATATCTAATATGTCTATTCCTGATTATCTTGGTAAATATCAAATTATCTCCTTGCTGGGTCGTGGCTCAATGGGAATGGTTTATCAAGCTAAAGATCCTGATATTAATCAACTGGTTGCCATAAAAACAATTCGGCGAGAGTTTTTAGTTGGCTCAGGTGATGACGAGGTCTTGCAGCGCTTTAAAAATGAAGTGATTGCCAGTCGCCGCTTGAAGCATAGTAATATCGTGGCGACTTATGAATATAATGAAAATGATAATAAAGAAGGGCCTTTTATTGTCATGGAGTATGTTGCAGGGAAATTATTAGGGGATGTTATCAAGGCATCTGGGGAATTAGCTGTATATGATGTGTTTGAGTATATGCAGCAAATTTTATCAGCACTTGCTTATGCGCATAATAACGGTGTTGTGCACCGAGATATAAAACCGGCGAATATTCTTATTAACGAGTCCAACCAAGTGCAAATCATGGATTTTGGGATTGCCAAGCTGGAAAGCTCTGAGCTGACCATGGTGGGTAGTGTCTTAGGGACACCGAGTTATATGTCACCAGAACAATGTATGGGACAAGAGGCTGATGCACGTTCCGATTTATTTTCTGCTGCTATCGTTTTTTACCAAATGCTGACAGGAGAAAAGCCGTTTGTAGGTGAGACACAAATGATCACCATGAATCAAATTGTGAATACTTTGCCAGTGATGCCTTCAGTATTGCGCCCCTCTTATTCGACTGAAGTAGATGCTGTTATCAGTAAGGCTTTAGCCAAGGATGCTAAGAATCGTTATCAAACAGCACAGGAATTTTCTGATGACTTATTATTGATCAAAGCAAGTACTGTGCAGGCTAAAGGCAATGATGCGACCTTGCTTATGCAAGCGGATGCTAACATAGTGCCAAGAACTAAGTGGGTTAAAGGTTTAAGTCTGGTTTTATTATTAGCTGGTGTTGCAGTGGCAGCTTGGTTTGCCTATCAGCGACTTGATGAGGATAAAAAAGAGGTATTAATTCCGTCTACTCCAGTTCCGGTTTCTGTCGAAAATGAAGGCAA
Coding sequences:
- a CDS encoding PPM family protein phosphatase translates to MTKEIIFNNYYVCGQTDTGLIREHNEDNILINTSTGLLLVADGIGGHDAGEVASLEAIQLIDKLFQQYLPPHQNNSHSLKLTVWQKLRTLLGFHSIEDTVSIAEYQQIAEDILIETNKHVFQLNQERKVSEGTGMGTTIVGALLIKATRQLLVFHIGDSRLYRFTKQHKLEQITKDHSVLQVWIDNGSIGTPPNSNIILQAIGPYPAIQPSVQLIDMNTEQDVCYLLCSDGLSDMLDEQMLTENLVALESDSLEDVVQKLIDTANKQGGKDNISAIILQAIRE